A single window of Longimicrobiales bacterium DNA harbors:
- a CDS encoding GntR family transcriptional regulator produces the protein MEARQLIERVSERLRSGGGEPAVQVIVDELWLAVVEGSIEVGRRLPTVRELAIGLGVTPRSVERAYRELERRGVVVTRPGAGSFISLTQPSEQELARQQELSRLSRETVGRAGELGFTVDDLLEAIADFRTSDETRNEEPRS, from the coding sequence ATGGAGGCGAGGCAGCTGATCGAGCGGGTTTCGGAGCGATTGCGCAGCGGCGGCGGCGAGCCTGCTGTGCAGGTGATCGTCGACGAGCTGTGGCTGGCGGTGGTCGAAGGCAGCATCGAGGTGGGACGCCGCCTTCCGACCGTGCGCGAGCTGGCGATCGGGCTCGGGGTAACGCCGCGCAGTGTGGAGCGCGCCTACCGCGAGCTCGAGCGCCGCGGCGTCGTGGTGACTCGCCCGGGCGCTGGCTCCTTCATCAGCCTGACGCAGCCGTCGGAGCAGGAGCTCGCGCGGCAGCAGGAGCTTTCGCGGCTCAGCCGGGAGACGGTGGGACGCGCGGGCGAGCTCGGTTTCACAGTGGATGATCTGCTGGAGGCAATCGCCGATTTCCGGACATCCGACGAGACCCGCAACGAGGAGCCCCGGTCATGA
- a CDS encoding slipin family protein, producing the protein MSTPYLPARRRGGGEVARTSGPSPDDTRFPLPALGAGVVAAGALGGGLLLAGLAIPIAAVAGVVAGMLAGSSIKYTDQWEKAVVLRMGRYRGLRGPGLFTVIPVIDRIGYHIDQRIRTTAFGAESCLTKDTVPVDVDAIAFWVVYDAERAALEVQDYGQAVMLAAQTALRDAIGKHDLAELIQSRKELGRGLQEALDRKMHDWGIQVQSVEIRDVVIPQALEEAMSRQAQAERERQARIILGTAETEIASKFVEAAERYSENPVALNLRAMNMLYESIVKRGSLMVVPSGLADSLNLPGVMGMAGAAGLTGENKALPGGEGEKDVPKE; encoded by the coding sequence ATGAGCACTCCGTATCTGCCGGCCCGACGAAGGGGAGGTGGTGAAGTGGCGCGAACCAGCGGCCCCTCGCCGGACGACACACGCTTCCCGCTTCCGGCGCTTGGCGCCGGTGTCGTGGCCGCGGGAGCGCTCGGGGGCGGTCTCCTCCTGGCCGGCCTCGCCATACCGATCGCTGCGGTCGCGGGCGTGGTGGCGGGAATGCTCGCCGGGTCTTCGATCAAGTACACGGACCAGTGGGAGAAGGCGGTCGTACTCCGCATGGGCCGCTATCGCGGCTTACGCGGTCCCGGCCTGTTCACGGTAATCCCGGTCATCGACCGCATCGGCTACCACATCGATCAGCGTATCCGCACGACGGCCTTCGGCGCGGAGTCGTGTCTGACAAAAGACACGGTGCCGGTCGACGTCGACGCCATCGCGTTCTGGGTGGTCTACGACGCCGAGCGCGCAGCGCTCGAGGTGCAGGACTACGGTCAGGCGGTAATGCTGGCGGCACAGACAGCACTGCGCGATGCCATCGGCAAGCACGACCTGGCGGAGCTGATCCAGTCGCGCAAGGAGCTTGGCCGCGGCCTCCAGGAAGCGCTCGACCGCAAGATGCATGACTGGGGAATCCAGGTGCAGTCTGTCGAGATCCGGGACGTCGTCATTCCGCAGGCGCTGGAAGAGGCTATGTCACGACAGGCACAGGCCGAACGTGAGCGCCAGGCCCGCATCATTCTCGGCACTGCCGAGACGGAGATTGCTTCCAAGTTCGTCGAGGCAGCGGAGCGCTACAGCGAAAACCCCGTCGCGCTGAACCTGCGCGCCATGAACATGCTGTACGAAAGCATCGTGAAGCGCGGCTCCCTCATGGTGGTGCCGTCCGGGCTCGCGGATTCTCTCAACCTGCCGGGCGTGATGGGCATGGCAGGCGCGGCGGGATTGACCGGCGAGAACAAGGCGCTGCCCGGGGGCGAGGGTGAGAAGGACGTTCCGAAGGAGTGA